The Podarcis muralis chromosome 16, rPodMur119.hap1.1, whole genome shotgun sequence genomic interval tttgttgagcattcatcccgatttgtttgcacaaaaggGAAGTTAGACTACATTGGTTACTTCTTGCGTTTCAGTTCTGATTTGTCTGCAACATCACTCCAAGCAATAGTTTCCCTACGCTTCTAATCACTTTCCTTGCTGTAATATGTTTTATGGGTCtttggggggtgttgttgttgtgcaaTAATGCAAAATCTGCTCTAATTGTAACCCAGATTTGCCAGGATGggactgaatcccacccacaaatCAAGGAGATTCTGGAAGCAGTCTGAGCACCTGAGAAACTTGGTGGGTTGAATATTTATGCGCTCTGAAACTTTCTGCAGATTAGGTaaaatattttccaccttctCCTTTAGCATGTGTCTTGTTTCCAGGACTTCAGTTGCAGGACAGTGTAGGGATTCTCAAACAGCGTGATGTCTCCTTCAATGTCTTCTTGCAAGAAAAGCCAGAGCGAGAAACAGCAACCATAAATGGTCCTTGTGGTCTTTCTCCTCCACAGTGTTCCCAGCACACTTGCAGATCCTGCATCCAACCCAGCGGTTCCTGTTCGTGGATATTGGTGAGACGGCACAGATCTCGTGCACTTCTGTAGAAGATATTGAAGATCAGGCATTATCATTCAGCTGGTACAAAAGAAGAGAACACGGAATGCCGATTTTTATCAAGAGCTGCGATGTTAGAAAACCCGGAGACAGATTTGCTTGCAAAGTTAATCCTAACCGTCGAAATGCCGTACTGGAGATCCTTAATGTGCAGAGCTCTGATTCTGGGCAATATTTCTGTGCCCAAGAATCTCCTAGTGGCTTGCATTTCAGCAATGCAACAGCTTCACTGATTGTTGGAGGTAAGAAATCAGGGCTGACGGAGCTTTGCAGTGGCACTAATCATGTCAATGGCAGATTTCAGTTTGTTAATTTTAAAGCCACTGGGGCAAAAAATAAGCCCTTTGTTCGTTCCCCGGATAGGCAGAGCCCAATTTCCTACCAAGAGATGGAGTCAGGAAGAACAAGAAAGGTGCAATTGCATTTTAttatgccgcaaacccagaagtgagtgcagtggcgtagcgtgggttgtcagcacccggggcaaggcaagtaatttgcgccccctaacccgagtgagccaggtaggggcagagagctgcgagtgcgagcgcgcccccccgaagttgcgcccggtgcggccggtcccccctgcaccccctacgctacgccactgagtgagtgttccggttttcaaatgttctttggaacccgaacgtccgacggtgCTTCTGTGTCTTCTGCaagagcttccagcagccaatcggaagccgcaccttggtttccgaacattttggaagttcaacagacttccggaacagattccattcagttccaaggtatgactgtatactacCCCCAAGATCAGAGGCAGCCTGTATGTAAATCAGCTCCTCTTCCCAGACTTCTCCCTTTGGCCACCCATTGCTGTCCTACTACCAGTCCCTGAGCTTTTTtcccccttgggggttccccagctgcccCTCCCattcctctgcctccagccagtccatgacatccagAAACATtactgaccatggaggcagatcaTCGCCATTGATGCTGAACTAGACCTTTCCGTTGAGCTTCGTAATTTTCAAAAGCGCAGTACCAGGGCAGAAATCTGAAACGCGCCTCTTCCTTGGAGATTGTTCTTACTGTGCCCCttgctttgttttcctcttcAGACAGTTATACTCCGAGCACCCGGGTGATGCTTTTGCAGCCCTCTAACCAAGACCCAGATTCCCAGTTCAAGAACCAACTTGTCTGCGTGGTCCATGGCGTGTCCAACTTAGTCCAGGTGTCCTGGGACGTCCCGGGATATCACCTGCCTGAAGCCCAGACCCTTTTAGCCAAAACCAACAGTGGGTCCTTAACTCTTGTCAGTCTCCTTCGCTTCCCTGTGGAATTGCACAGCCGTGGAGGAAATGTTACGTGTGAAGTCAGATTCAACTCTTCCAGCACCAGTGTGAAGAGTTCTGTTTCCAATGCATGTGAGTAATTCTGCAAACCGCTGACTTTGCTACCATAAGACACAGGAGCAGAGGATCTTGCCTTGTTCtgaatcagacccttggtccacctagctcaggtGGGAgaaggagacatctgaagggggaaatgtgatttcatagacttgtagagtcagaagggaccctgtgaatcatctatcccaaccctctgcaatgcaggaatattctgctgtctcatacggggatcgaacccgcaaccttggcattatcagcaccatgctctagccagcTGAGCTACGAGCTTAGTGGCAGAATGGAGTGAGAAGGGGAAGCTGTAGGGAGTTAATATGGGGGGAATGGTGGGGGACTGGCAAGCAGGGCGGACAAGGGTGCAGCGCCTATTAgtacaatataaataaatatagagaATGGCATCATGCCACAGCTGTGTCAAACACCACCGGTGCCAGGGCTGCAGAAAAATGTTTTAGTATCAGTCACTATCTGCGAGGCTGGTGGTataaagtgtgttctccctcatgttCTCCCTCACGGGTTGCGGGCAGGGCTGACAAGACACCTTACTGTtactaggcaaatggtttggccattctttaagcagggggcgggctgttactggggaaagctagatgttgccatttgttgattgacagccctatttgttaactACAATACACACAGCGAcgaacttcctcttttcgctgcgtgcTTGGGATCACCTGGcctcccttccctaatgttaggctgtttgcttgaccttgcgatgcctgtcatggggtcgtctgctttggggcaggggcctggtaggaattttgccatttggctgattagtgtgtgccacttggtttttgcctactgcgtagcaaaccgtcataacttgtaaggtttgcggttaggcattggtcttagAATTGGTTGCTGGgggggtatggattcggctgtgcctgccccccaaaatgctgctgctggtggaggggtatggattcggctgtgcctgcccctccaaaatgctgctgctgctgctgaagggttttaccgttaaaggaacccaggggctccccatgcttttgtccgaaaccccctggcaaggggctagggccacgcaagctcctgggagcatgctggggagaggtgaggcatggttcccag includes:
- the LOC144325803 gene encoding uncharacterized protein LOC144325803, with the translated sequence MPIFIKSCDVRKPGDRFACKVNPNRRNAVLEILNVQSSDSGQYFCAQESPSGLHFSNATASLIVGDSYTPSTRVMLLQPSNQDPDSQFKNQLVCVVHGVSNLVQVSWDVPGYHLPEAQTLLAKTNSGSLTLVSLLRFPVELHSRGGNVTCEVRFNSSSTSVKSSVSNAYAEIPQCLFRYTWVLDTLTLLLLPLNFLWIQFYPSDS